In the genome of cyanobacterium endosymbiont of Braarudosphaera bigelowii, one region contains:
- a CDS encoding phosphorylase family protein translates to MYKENNFLDCWFDLLLVPQGAEYQAVLKGISKSSSKVKLKSVPAGVKAITKFLEEWEQNSYFLKELPQTVMMIGLGGSLSPKNSIGDIVVYKECTSLQSQLNEYKQCDIFLSQLVLKKLKDKCILGRGITNHYVISSAKEKQTLGKIYKADVIDMEGLALLNWGRKWNISVIIIRIISDSCQQDMPDLRNVFDIDGNLKYFHLAIQMIKKPLLSIDLICSSLKSLNVLRKSIKQLMFCL, encoded by the coding sequence ATGTATAAAGAAAATAATTTTTTAGATTGCTGGTTTGATCTGCTCCTAGTGCCACAAGGGGCAGAATATCAAGCAGTTCTTAAAGGGATTAGTAAAAGTTCTAGTAAGGTAAAACTTAAGTCCGTTCCTGCAGGAGTTAAGGCTATTACCAAATTCTTAGAAGAATGGGAACAAAATTCCTATTTTCTCAAAGAATTACCCCAAACTGTCATGATGATAGGTTTGGGCGGAAGTCTATCTCCTAAGAATTCAATCGGAGACATAGTGGTATATAAAGAATGTACTTCACTACAATCTCAACTAAATGAATATAAGCAATGTGATATTTTTTTAAGTCAGTTAGTACTTAAAAAGTTAAAAGATAAGTGTATTCTAGGTAGAGGAATAACGAATCATTATGTTATATCTTCGGCAAAAGAAAAACAAACTTTAGGTAAAATATATAAAGCTGATGTAATTGATATGGAGGGGCTAGCTTTATTAAACTGGGGTCGAAAATGGAATATTTCAGTTATTATTATCAGAATTATTAGTGACAGTTGTCAGCAGGATATGCCAGATTTACGCAATGTTTTTGATATTGATGGTAACCTAAAATATTTTCACTTAGCCATTCAAATGATTAAAAAACCATTATTGTCTATTGATCTTATATGTAGTTCTCTGAAAAGTTTAAACGTCTTAAGAAAATCTATAAAACAGTTAATGTTCTGTTTATAA
- a CDS encoding YlqD family protein: protein MDEINTSLLLKRPVNLKVIVTARWKEEMQQQLQSQINQLDNQIQQIEMQEKRAISELKKQNASSSSSQVTQQIDNINLQANHKKSEILEQKNQFLQQIQQVQVVELDQEVVQGQIENFFQAKKGDNLIQKLNIEIVIRDGVIEEIRGDI, encoded by the coding sequence ATGGACGAAATAAACACTAGCTTACTACTTAAAAGACCAGTTAATCTTAAAGTAATAGTAACTGCTCGTTGGAAAGAAGAAATGCAACAGCAATTACAATCACAGATTAATCAGCTTGACAATCAAATACAACAGATAGAAATGCAAGAAAAAAGAGCAATTTCTGAACTTAAAAAGCAAAATGCTTCTTCTTCTAGTTCTCAAGTTACTCAACAAATTGATAATATAAACCTTCAAGCTAATCATAAGAAAAGTGAGATATTAGAACAAAAAAATCAATTTTTGCAGCAAATTCAACAAGTTCAAGTTGTTGAATTAGACCAAGAAGTAGTTCAAGGACAAATAGAAAATTTTTTTCAAGCTAAAAAAGGAGATAACTTAATTCAAAAACTCAATATAGAAATTGTTATCCGTGATGGTGTAATTGAGGAAATAAGAGGGGATATTTAA